A genomic segment from Streptomyces sp. NBC_00459 encodes:
- a CDS encoding IclR family transcriptional regulator yields MSGNESPSYRDRNSTADRALDILTMFDDIQLVVSGTDVAERLGVARSTAYRYLQSLVAGRFLEEAPGGGFRLGLRVLEIARLARRSYGLSEVALPLMESLAEDVHETVLLTRRTGDLVVCVDRAESARAVRISYERGSALPINAGASALVLLAWSPDDEARRLLENAELLRFTSATLTDVDALMERLGRIRRIGYSVTRGELDPDVVGIAAPIRNENNQVVAAVSVAALASRVYPEAETEIAQKVLATAQGISDRMAVVAG; encoded by the coding sequence ATGTCAGGAAACGAGTCCCCCAGCTATCGCGACCGCAACTCCACGGCCGACCGGGCACTCGACATCCTGACCATGTTCGACGACATCCAGCTCGTCGTCTCGGGAACCGACGTGGCCGAGAGGCTCGGCGTGGCGCGCTCCACCGCCTACCGCTACCTGCAGAGCCTCGTGGCCGGGCGCTTCCTCGAAGAAGCCCCTGGTGGCGGCTTCCGGCTCGGCCTGCGCGTTCTGGAGATCGCCCGGTTGGCCCGCCGCAGCTATGGGCTCTCCGAGGTCGCGCTGCCCTTGATGGAGTCGCTCGCCGAGGACGTGCACGAGACCGTGCTGCTGACCCGGCGCACCGGGGACCTGGTGGTGTGCGTGGACCGCGCGGAGAGCGCTCGCGCGGTACGCATCTCCTACGAGCGCGGCAGCGCCCTGCCCATCAACGCCGGCGCCTCCGCCCTCGTCCTGCTGGCCTGGAGCCCGGACGACGAGGCTCGCCGACTGCTGGAGAACGCCGAGCTTCTCCGCTTCACCTCGGCCACCCTCACCGACGTCGACGCCCTGATGGAACGCCTCGGCCGGATCCGCCGTATCGGCTACTCCGTCACCCGCGGCGAACTGGACCCCGACGTGGTGGGCATTGCCGCGCCGATCCGGAACGAGAACAACCAAGTGGTCGCGGCAGTGAGTGTGGCCGCTCTCGCCTCCCGGGTCTATCCGGAGGCGGAGACGGAGATCGCCCAGAAGGTTCTGGCCACCGCACAGGGGATCAGCGACCGGATGGCCGTCGTCGCGGGATGA